Part of the Anopheles gambiae chromosome 3, idAnoGambNW_F1_1, whole genome shotgun sequence genome is shown below.
gctatttttagaatgcatcagtcgttcaccgtctgctaaatgaagtctttctatattccgtttaagcaaagagcttgagtcgtttggTGGTCGTCGCAAAAGTCGACTCGTACCATTTCCTGGTCATGATAAAGCTACGCCAGAAACTCTCCGTAGCTAACAACCAACGGAGTCAGCCCACCCCAAGGCGCAACCTGGACCGGTTGAAGTGTGCTGATGTGTGCTGAGGAGTACGTCGCTGATGTGTGCTCGGGGAAGCGCTTCCAgccgacaacaacatcgccgCGATGCCCCTCACAGAACACTAACGTATGGTGGAACAAGCTATTAGCACTACAGCCAAACACAAGATCGATCGCTTACTACGTAGATAGAAAAAGGAATGGTTCGACGAAGAGTGCAGGCGAGCAATATCCGAGAAGAATGCAGCACGCGTCCGCATGCTACGACCTGAAACCCTTCAGAACGTGCAGAACTACAAACGACTGAGGAAACAGCAAACCCTGCTCTTCCGGGCCAAACTGTGCCGTTTTGAAGAGTCAGACGAACAGCTGCTGGAGTAGCTAGCCCAGTCGGGGGACACCCGCTTGTTCTACAGGAGATTGAAGGAGGCACGGAGCGGGTATGCTGCTAAAACCGCAATGTGCCGGGATACGGAAGGAAATCTCCTGACTTATGAGCGGAAGGTGATCGAAAGGTGGAAGTGCTACTACGTAGAACATCCGAATGGAGCAGAGGTAGAAGAAGCTGACACAAGTGGCAGAACACGGCAACCACCATaacagcagcacagcagcaacaccagcggCAGCAATTATGCAGACGACGAGGTGCTCCGCCATCGTTGGATGTGTTGTAACGCAGTAAATGTGGACTATTCTCTTCTAGTGATGAAAGCGAACTAAACCTTTATTGAACATTTATATGACTACTATGATGAAAGAATCAATCATGCATGCTTGGAATCCTTCAGGATGAGATTACCATTGCCATCAAGTAGCTTAAGAGATATAAGTCTGTTGGCAGTGATGGACTGGCGGCTGAGCTCTTCAAGATGCGGCTAGAGAGGCTTACCGTCGAAATGCATCTGCTGAACGTGAAACCTCATTCTTACCTCCTGATAAGAATGATGCAAGTTGCAGTCCAAgaggtacgaaagtgacagctctacagaatcgctgaacatgtcaacgcctacttccgaacaattatatatctcgctgaaagagtctattgtatgcctgaacgaatctacaactcgctgatcatgtctatataatcctcgaaaaccctgtaatacaaAGAAAATGGCTAGGAAAAACTTGCAAATGTAAGAGAGTTCATAAATTCTATGTCTAAAATCGCAGCAATTTTATAGATGTTTCAAGAAGTTGCGATGGTATTCGTAGAGAGGTTTAACACCAATGATTTAGTGATTAAATTTCAATCTTGATTAGCTCGTGAGTTTAGTCAAAAaagttgaataaataaaaaaatattgaatttccATTTCAAAGTGTATGCATTATATAAATGTTCTTAGCAACCCTTTCATGTTGTCATTATTTAGGTTTGTTCGAATAATTTCAATTGCCTAACCCGATAGCAACTCCTTGTAACGGGGGAAAGATCTGAATGAGAACTGTACGTTTGATAACTCATAAAAGGTCATGAAAATAGTAATTTTATCTAccggataatttattttccttctatTCATATACTAATACTCGTATAATAATATAGAGAATATAGAAAAATCCAACAGTGCAACACAGTGATAACGCTTTCCTGAACTGCAACGCAGTGGTAATGCTTTCCGAATCGTTGCGTAGCAGTGTCATGCGCAAGTGAAGCTTTCATATACTACAAAAGCTTCCCCTCGCGACCCTGAACAGGCATCCTgaatttttgaacaaaaaataagcttttatGTTTATCGTGTTTACCCCAATCGTCCTTCAAACCTGTGGAAAAGCTGGTCCACTGCTTTGGTGACTGGAATCAACCGTGTTTTCGTTCTCCAGCGACGTTTCTCCCACTATTCAGCAAGAGAACGCGTGTAcgagagcgtgttttgctGTGGCGAGCAGCGCCTTCTCGGATATGGGAGCGAGAGAAAATCTGTATTTAGTGGCAATTGAGCGTTTCATGTTCTGGTTATGCGATAAATGTAGCACAGCTAGTCGGTCAGAATATTCGTCTGCGGATAGTCTGTAGCGTGTCTAGTTTGTGCACATAGCATTTAGAGTATTTTATTAgaaaatttattgtttatcCAGTAGTGTGATTAGTTCAACGCGTTTTAATCAATCACACCGAGGCAACAGTTTTATTCGCTTTTGCGTAAGGATACACCGTAACAAAGCTGCAAAGTGTACCACGGGGTGAAACCTAGGGCATCAAGGGATACGAAGTGAATGAGCCTAGGTAGAGGTTTCCTGCAATCCTGCCGATTCAGATTTGTGCGGTGAGAGGTGAGAGCGCTGACACGCGCTGATTCAATCAGAtaagaaaattgatttttgtaatttaatgaGTATGAGTATTGGACCAAAAATAGCTTACACAATATAAGGGATGTTTGAGTACAAAATTAGTACGTAGCTCGCACGAACCTCTTAACGATACTCTGTGTTCCTCCTCTTCGTTCGTGCGATGTGACAAGAGAAAAGCAATTTACCAACGATAGCAGAGATAAGCAAGCCCAGGAGAGTTAAGAGTGGTGGATGTTAATCGGACGCACTTGCGGTACAACAACAGGGTTGCCCCGTTGTGCACAACCCGTTTCTCACACGCTGTTGCTGCAATTCGTATTGCGCTACGGGCGCATCAAGTGCATCGTACTCACGGCACCACGAGTTGAGTCGCGCCAAACGGGGCAGAGGTATTATTGACCAAAAACGTACTGGCAGGTCGTGTGAGTATAAAAAAGCGAGGAGAGTATACATGTGTAGTACGGATGCATTTGTTACTCACGTCGGTTGTTTAACGAGCTGAGTGTGTGCATGCACGGCCGACCGGAGCGAGACGGCGAAAGTAGTTCCGTGGGAATGGATCAGAGAAGGAAGGCACGTGTAGAGCtagcaaccaaaacaaatgcaCGGTTGCTATCTACCTGATTACCCGAGCGCTTGCAGGTATTCAGCTCAAAAGCCCATCTGATGAATACGGCCAGCTGGCGAACTGAACTGACGGTCCGTTCCCGCCAGTTGGGGTAGGTGTGCGATAATGAAACCGGTCCATGCAACACCCTCCAGCCTTCGGGTGGTTTCTAGCGAGATGAGATAATTTCTCCCTCGTGCCTGGTTCGAGCTACGGCGCGTTCCAACAGTCGGTCAAGCGAGCAAAAGTTTTGAGCAAAACATGAATGCGTGCTTTCAATGCAAAAGACTACCCTAGGTCAAGGACATTTCCAAATGTGTGCATGCTATGAGCGGACATGTAACTCAGGTGTCGTTCAATTTGGTATCCATAcaattttctctttcttcaaACTTATCTTAAACATGGCTCTGATATTTTTGGTGTACATTTCAGATGCTATTTATTTAGTTGTTTTATATACCTCGAGAATTTTgctcaaattaaattaaaggaTCAACAGATAACTATATTGTAGTCAATTGTTGctatttgaaattaaaaagttTTGTTAACTGAAGCTAATAAGATACTTATTTCTTTGGACACCGTATGATTATACAAAGCAATTAGAAAATTGAGGATTAAAAAGATGGAAACGATAAGTAACGAAATTTTATGAAAAGATAAACTGAATATAAGGCTGCCTTGAAAACATAGTAAATCATTTGtctctatttttttatttagaaggAACGTCTTCGACCATATTGCTTAATTTGTCTTTCAATATTTAATGAATTCCTTAAAAAgagtaataaataaacaattatttttataattataatacagTAATAACTCAATAAATGAgtattgatttaaataaactaAAGCAAAGTACTTAATATTAATACTAAGTACTATGAAATTTCTTAAAAAGACAGAAAAAATCGTTTATTCTCTGTAATACCAATACGAAATGGAAACACTAGTAGTAAATGTAACGATGTGTTATTGATGAATGCATTCTAAAATTACCCACTTGTTGAACACATGAGATAATGCTTTTAAGCTATTGTTCTCGTCTGCTTCCACTCCCAACGCCTGTACAGTCTGTACTAGAGTCATCAGGGGGCTGGTTCATTCATCTTCACTAAAAACACCGGAGAGCAGCTATTACCTGCCATCTAACTACGTCAAAATGCGCGTGGAAATGAATCTGGATGTTCAGCACTGTCACGATGATATCGACACGAAAATAGCAGAGTTCAAGCAAGATGCGAACAAAATGAACGAGCTTAACCTTTTCCTTGACAGTGTGCTGGAAGAGGCGCAGAGGAATGCGGAAGTGAAACTGCAAAGCAAATTGGTAACGTTTGATATCGCACTTTCAGTATTTAATTTAACTAAcgatgatgttttgtttttttttcttttacgctGATACAGGATGAAGAGCGACCTAAAAATGGTGAGTAATGCATTAGTTTGCGCATCGTTCATAAACGCAAACCGAAGCGTTAATTTGATCGTGTCTGTATTCGTGGTGCACAATTATGACACTCGTAAGCCTAAGCACAATTACTAGCCGATCTAAACCTCGACAATGTTCATTGATTGTTAGCTATGACAGGGTACAATTATTACTCCACGCGTTCATTTCCTCCTGCCAAAGTGAAACAGTGCGTTAAAGTGcatataaatggaaaatcttAACAGTTTGTCGAAGTCTTCGCATCCGAACCATGTCCGATAGACACTGCTGGTTAGTGTTGGCTTCTAGTGCAATGTGTTTTGTAGCATGAGCGTATCGGTGCTGGTATCGTCTTTAGTGGTGTTATTTTGCGTACAGTGTTTAATCGAACATATTGATGGAGCAGTAAGTATTTTCACAGTTGGTACTGCTGCTGTAAAATAGGAGCCATTTATTATAAGCATTTTGTCTTATTCAGATGACCATGAAACAGCTAACCAACTCGATGGATATGATGCGGCAAGCGTGTGCTCCAAAATTCAAAGTTGAGGAaggtatgtgttttttgcacAATATATTTTGTGGTCTCATACATTCTGTTCTAATCTCGTCTTTttgtcaatatttttttatgatgtttTGCGTTTATTTTCCGGTAGCGGAGCTACACGGTTTAAGGAAATCGATTTTTCCTGCCAACCCAGATAAAGAGCTCAAGTGTTATGCTATGTGTATTGCACAAATGGCAGGAACTGTGAGTATGCTCGCGAATATTAGCTCCAACAGTAACAATATGGTATGGTTTCCATTCTTCCGCCAGATGACGAAGAAGGGTGAAATCAGCTTTTCGAAAACGATGGCTCAAATCGAAGCGATGCTACCGCCCGAAATGAAGACTATGGCAAAGGAAGCGTTAACCCATTGTAAAGACACACGTATGTACGATGTAGTATTTCTATCTCTTCTTTCTCGAACAGTGGTGCTTTACATATTTTGCGGATCCTCTTTTCAGAAACCTCATACAAGGACCCGTGCGATAAGGCTTACTTTTCAGCTAAATGTGCCGCCGATTTTACCCCCGACACCTTCATGTTCCCATGATTAATGAACCCGATAATTGATGATCTGCGCCCAAAGGAATATATAATGAGTGCTATCTACTGTTGAAACTATCCGTATCCTTCCCTTATTAGAGAATGTTTCGATGAAGATGTttactgtttgtgtgtttagttTGTGCACCAATCACGGTTTGGAATTACTTTATAGGTAGTAGATTAAACAATAAAGCTTTATTCATTAAGAATGATGTTGTTTTGAAATCGTTCTTTAACATTTTCCTATATTGATTCAAAAATTGTTGTCCAGTGATGTAAATTTTATTACCGACGATTAACCTCTATTATTACAATCCAATTCATTCGTTTTCTTTCGTAGGAAACAAACTTCTCAGCGGCATAAAGCAACACAGAATGGTGACACGCACTAGGGGGATTGTTTTACGAATCTTTGAAGCTATTTGTAACTGCACAAACTCCGCCACTATACCAGGGCAGCGGCCAGCTACAGCACCGGCTAACGTTGGATCTACTTCGAAAAACTAAACAACTGGTACTATCTTCAAGCTGTCATCCCACTGGTACTATATGTAActacaaacagcaaacaataaCGAGTTACCGACCCAGTACGTCGGTATGGATGTGTTGTCGTatgttttatcatcaaaaTAGGCAGACTATTCGTAGCAATGGGAAATGTTGGTCCTAAATCGAGTTACACTGACTGTTTATcgagcttttttttacacttctATTTttccaaccacacacaaactcaatATTCATGTGACCGTATTCAATGCTCGAATTGAACCAGGTGACTGTTAAATATATTCTGATTGTATTCATAAATTGTGTATACTACAATACCATTTACAAAACCATCGCCATATCCTTTTTGATGTGGTTTATTAGAGCGAATCAAAATGTATACATGAAGCTTCAATCCCACCAAAGCGCATCACATTCCCCACCAAAGAATCTCCGGCCTTGAAACAATTTTCAGAAACATCATGTACTCTATACagattttctatttaaaggtTTCAACAACAAAGCGTCTTCTTCAACGAGGTACATTATATtgaaagcatgcaatgtaacAAACCatagaaaattaaatcaacaGTGATCGCAATAACGGTATTAGTTCGAAATCCAATAATGTTTTGAAAGTATCTTCCCAATCCTGTGCTCCCTAGCAATGCAGCATTATCCATAAATCTAAAactaaaaaattatttttgcagaaaccGGAAAAACACGCACATTAAAGATTCAAACAATAAATACGGTAGCAAGTTTGATCCTTAAAggcaatttttaattaaaaatatgccATAATTTTACAAaggaacttgatgatttattcACATGGTTTGTAATAGCAATTCAAAAATTCAAATGCgttaaaaaaaccaacaattgTTCGAATGTATCGTAAACCATTTGTCTATTTCGTTGTTTCATTAGACTTGAGGGACAATCAAAATTATGAGCAATATTTTACAGCCAATAAAAAAACCTTCGTAGAGAAACGGTTGAACAAAATTCTCAACAAAATCTTTCTAGCATTTTAGTTGAAGTACAGTGTTATTGAACATTTACTGAAACAAAGTTTTAGAGATTCCAGTTCGTATCTTGTAGAATCATGTATGTGTAGTGCAACAGTAATAAAATCTGTATAAAACATATATtggataataaataataagcgTTTATAAAACTCAATTCCGAACAACAGCTGAATATCAACAACCCACCGTAAGTAATCCCGGCTGGTCTCGTGTTACAGTCGTCATCTAGCATGCCTCAACAACATGCCGGTTaagggttcaagccccgaatggatcGTCCCCGTAGGACTTACTAACCTGCTATGGGTGATCATATAAAGTAACTTAAAGCCAACCCCACCCCAAACCCAGGTATTGTATTGTGTATTGGACaggctagtgcagcagtttgcAGCAGTTACACTTACAATTATTATTAGCTTTCATGAAAGTGATATTATATTAACTATTGTATTATGAtatactattttttattttctgttttaaatGTAGTTTTTAGAGatattcgtgaaaatgcaaTCACTacttttgttcctattttcggtaGGTTATGCTCCTATATTCGGCAACGCGAATTCGGGTCGGAAAATGGTTTAATCAAAGCAAATAGGTAGAtaagaatatttaaaacagtTTCACTCTCTCAGTTACCACTTGGTTTCGGTGTTGAAAACCAccttttattattaaatttattttgccCATTTTGGTTATAATGCAGTTTTTAAAGTCTCTTTAATGTGAGTTACAAATAAAGTAGGCATTGAAGAAAAGAGATAGTCTGACGGCTATAGAGTACGGTTCTGACTGGCTCAGAAATGATTATTTTGCTCTGAAGTTAGTGAATTATTTATAGTTAAATTTATgatatttgatacaaaaaatttCGTATTATGTATCGACATACGCCTTGTAGTGTTCTGATCAAGTTTAAAATgaatacagtctgttcccgagttacacggttctcgacttatgcggattcggagatacgcggttttctaaatttgacagattaaatgtcaaatcaatacaatttgcttcaagatcggtataaattgcatttttgctaacaaattgaaaccgcttaagagccagaaatattagaattttctgcacgaatcataacaaataaatgataaagtgtataaaagtactacATTAAATCAAAAACTCGGAGTAATCAATagaattttagtaaaaaaacgtgaaattctaCTTACGcagatattcgagttacgcggattccttgggaacgcagaaaccgcgtaactcgggaacagactgtactcagcaaaatcaaaagtgtgttattgtttcggttagtttcggcaggagcccacAGCATTGATCcgtcaaaaatcaacatttaccgCGTACCTATTTTctgcagcattttttttttttttttgttattttaaaattccaattAAGCTAGAATAAATTCTGCAAGTATAGAATCTTTCATAAAAACCACACTTTTCTGATTCTCTTACTGTTCTTGTTCTCTCAATAACGAAACTTACCGAACTATTGCCTGACAGCAAATCTGCCGAAACTGCACATTTtgtttcacattttgaaaaatacgcagTGGAATGATGTGAAACTTGGTATATGAATAACAAATAAGAATATCtctaatttaaaaacaagtgTTAATACAATTGGTAACGCGTTTTTGCATGATTTTACGTTGCCCTGTCATAAGCTGGTAAAGCTACCctactcattttttttttattttattcttattAAGGGCATTAAACAATTGCTATCCACAACACATGGTTCCACCAAGTGCCGTTTCATCTCTTAATCACCCACAAAGttcgacatcggaacgatttttcgttaaacagccttAAATCAGCTATGGAgttcgagctggctatttggggaattgcttaagcagctcattttggcacgctgaagatcgctgctctaattcgccttttgcagtagttaaacagcatcaaagttccaggtggTCCTTCTtaatagcgcctaagcagcttccttatgctaAGGTGTCatggattatttttttatgttttatattcaagcaagcgtcaccgatgaaataaacaacaggatttgttttgtttgtgcacatgtgtttatttttaaattcctaatacaggcggtccccgagatacacggttattggggaccgaaaacggccgcaaaataccgcgtatctcgaatttccgcgtaagtcgaatctcgtgatttccagccaaaatatctCTAATTTCCGTGCAATTTTacaagtagggggtggttttagccaccaaattaattatttgatatgtttctaatgaattgaacagttttaaacctttttaaatggtattttacattcgatcaacacggaaattatttggtatttcacaatggatgtgtcaaatcagtacaatttgctccaagaactgtcaaattttgaaaaccgcgtatctccgaatccgcgtaaaagaggtaccgtgtatctcggggaccgcctgtattcataaattacagtctgttcccgagttacgcggtttctgcgttcccgacgaatccgcgtaactcgaatatctgcgtaagtcgaatttcatgttttttgactaaaatactattgattactcgaagtttttaatttaaattaatacttttatacactttatcatttatttgatatgattcgtgcagaaaattttaatatttctggcttttaagcggtttcaatttgttagcaaaaatgcaatttataccgaacttcaagcaaattgtactgatttgacatttaatctgtcaaacttggaaaaccgcgtatctctgaatccgcgtaagtcgagaaccgtgtaactcgggaacagactgtacacgAAATGTATCACAATTTAttgtacaatcacaatcacttccctGACAATCCCTTCTTCAAGAaactaatctaacttgtacagcagcaatgaggtggttggcggcgtctgtctttgacacATTGACAAAACCCACCTTGTACcaatgtcatgcattaaaaagctatgaagttccaccaagttcggtgcacgttcttaacaagccttaaagttccctcatgaaccctacacatagtgctaatcagccgcaaagttccaaagagtaccgaGTGATTGTTAAAAAGCGCcgtagttccgcaaagtacttcttatctcttaatcagccacaaagtacgacatcggaacgatttttcgttaaacagccccaaatcagGTATGGAgttcgagctggctatttgggtacagaggaaatgagaaagctctcatccaagcgaggaagctccaCTGGTTAGGTATCCCACagacagatggcgccaccagctttttggctatttttagaatgcatgagtcgtttcccgtctgctaaacgaagtatttctatattccgtttaggttgagagcttgagtcgtttagaacccgtttagtggtcatttagtggatttgtggcacttgcccaaataaccaaattggccttaacccactgtaaagccacttcaaacccacgtgggctagtggtggtcgattcagtcgttaatccaccaaattttagaacaatcggagctgtCAGATCTAATAAGATGTATTGACCTTGCCCACTCTTGGCCCACTTTTTCCAAACATGTTGATGAGAAAAAGATGGATCAAGTGCGGGCTAAGATCAATATGCTGAACATGATTTTAACACATCGATTACTTTAACTCATTCACTGACATCACAGCATAACTTCGGCaatattattaataaataaactgtGCACTGACCAGCGAAATGAAACAGTCCAtttgcaagtaaacaaacacaggCATCCACAAATATGTTTCACTACAAATGAACTTAAACACACAAGTTTTATAGTTTCCTTTGCgcaattaaacacattttgggGTGATACATGTTGAGTAAATGAATTATCCGAGCATAAAAAAACTGACtttaacaaacattgaagTGGCCGCTTCTGTAGATGTGTggtttaacccaccaaactgacagttttttttggctttgttcgatgcaactggatttttagtacatgacattggtggcgttttcggtatcttggttatttgggtgGGTAGACTCTAGCCCGCTCCGCAACAAATGTTTTTGCAAATCAGACCATCGCATAAAATATTTGCCACGATtggccaactgtcaaactcatgcacacggttaagccgcccgccggttaatccgtccccggataatcgactcCCCTACTGTACTTGTGACGGTTTTTTGACGTTTCGAGCGAGGGTTTTGAAGGATGACCGAAAGAAAGCTCGCCTTGCCCTGTgggcagagtgaccagaaataccgacaTGCATATTTagggtttgaaggaaaaatctatttttttaaatcattgaTCTATAAAACTCAGCCAAATATtcaaatgaattaaaataatccagcaaaaatcaaatgacAGCACGCACGATAAAATCGTATCCAATGGAGCACTGCAGTAGCCCTAAGCGATCGCGTAGAGCCCCGAGAAAAAGAACTTCCCAAGTGCctcaaatccactaaacgaccactaaacgggttcaaaacgactcaagctctcaacctaaacggaatatagaaatacttcgtttagcagacgggaaacgactcatgcattctaaaaatagcaaaaaaaaaaagctggtggcgccatctgttggtgggatacccaaccagtggagcttcctcacttggaggagagctttctcatttcctctgtactctCTGTTCTctcactaaacggcttctaaacgactcaagttctctacctaaacgaaatatagaaagacttcgtttagcagacggcaaacgactcatgcattctaaaaataacaaaaaagctggtggcacTCTCTGTTGATGGGattaccccaaccagttgtgttgtgggcagccgtgcgtgccgacccctggacttgccgtggcagttgcgctgccaccggttaacgtccagggggacgacagtgtgtacacgcacactgtcgcacacactaagcgcgcaaggcttagtgtgtgccgagcgccgaGCAGAGTGTGTTAGCGAGCCGATCGAggaggagctctcggcaggggcgctcggtgcggctggcgcgcggcctACGTTTTAAAGTGTTGTCCGTTTCATCAGTATTTATTATGTATGTTTTAATATGTGTGAATAAAGTAATAAGTGTTTAAGTAAAGTGCAAGGAACACAGTTCATAAcaagttgagcttcatcgcttggaggagagctttctcatttcctatgtactgttgtatggtttcgcattgaagttatgcatcgctagaactacaacggcgatacgattgtttaaatactaaactccaacagaAACCACCAGcgctgaagcaagtgagatttgagtaatgatcgttggtgttgatacccgtgtatctgaccacacgactattcatatagatttttgctcagaaagttagaaggctatataggtcatgataaattgaaacttgtcgaaacacattgcaagaaaaggatagcaatataatgatgagttgtaatacgccatctattgttcaaaccaatgaagctgtggagctttcatttttttctatggatattcaattttccagtcgtttaagcttaatctgtggcgcttgggatccACGTTTCCGACCACAGAACCATTCatgtagatttttgctcggaaagttagaaggctatatatgtcatgattagatgaaacttgtcgaaacacgttgcaagaaaaggacagcaatataatTATGAGTTGTAATATTCATTCCAtctacccaagcgccacagattaagcttaaacgactggaaaattgaatatccatagaaaaaaaatgaaagctccacagcttcattggtttgatcaatagatggcgtattacaactcatcattatattgctatccttttcttgcaatgtgtttcgacaagtttcatcttatcatgacctatatagccttctaactttctgagcaaaaatctacatgaatggtcgtgtggtcagatacgtgggtatcaacaccaacgactataactcaaatctcacttgcttcattGCTGGTGATTTCCGTtgaagtttagtatttaaacaatcgtatcg
Proteins encoded:
- the LOC133394083 gene encoding uncharacterized protein LOC133394083; the protein is MRVEMNLDVQHCHDDIDTKIAEFKQDANKMNELNLFLDSVLEEAQRNAEVKLQSKLDEERPKNGNKLLSGIKQHRMVTRTRGIVLRIFEAICNCTNSATIPGQRPATAPANVGSTSKN
- the LOC1275228 gene encoding general odorant-binding protein lush isoform X1 → MSVSVLVSSLVVLFCVQCLIEHIDGAMTMKQLTNSMDMMRQACAPKFKVEEAELHGLRKSIFPANPDKELKCYAMCIAQMAGTMTKKGEISFSKTMAQIEAMLPPEMKTMAKEALTHCKDTRMYDVVFLSLLSRTVVLYIFCGSSFQKPHTRTRAIRLTFQLNVPPILPPTPSCSHD
- the LOC1275228 gene encoding general odorant-binding protein lush isoform X3 — translated: MSVSVLVSSLVVLFCVQCLIEHIDGAMTMKQLTNSMDMMRQACAPKFKVEEAELHGLRKSIFPANPDKELKCYAMCIAQMAGTMTKKGEISFSKTMAQIEAMLPPEMKTMAKEALTHCKDTQTSYKDPCDKAYFSAKCAADFTPDTFMFP
- the LOC1275228 gene encoding general odorant-binding protein lush isoform X2; this encodes MSVSVLVSSLVVLFCVQCLIEHIDGAMTMKQLTNSMDMMRQACAPKFKVEEAELHGLRKSIFPANPDKELKCYAMCIAQMAGTVSMLANISSNSNNMVWFPFFRQMTKKGEISFSKTMAQIEAMLPPEMKTMAKEALTHCKDTQTSYKDPCDKAYFSAKCAADFTPDTFMFP